A section of the Pseudomonas fluorescens genome encodes:
- a CDS encoding non-ribosomal peptide synthetase, producing the protein MLNKTAELVARIKDLSAPRRAQLFSKLEQQGVNVARFPIVPASETGPQVLSYAQQRQWFLWQFDPQGSAYNICAALRLQGELDIGALQCSLSQVLARHEGLRAGFVQQGEQVRCLLRPIEALELVVQDAAPGDPECVIKGFVQAQSSQPFDLEHDLLLRAALLRLADDEHVLVLTLHHIITDGWSMQIMIDELLALYIAQVTDTPCALPAPVIQYADYAAWQRQWLEAGEGRRQLDYWRGKLGSEHVLLALPVDRPRLGPPDQHGATLALALDRALSDALKGLAQQQGVSPFMLLLASFQVLLHRYSGQSDIRVGVPTANRNRAETERVIGFFVNTQVMQATLDSQQPFADFVQTVKAAAHEAQTWQDLPFEQLVEALQPERNSLHTPLFQVMFNHQMEAGRFADGQSLGGLRCTPVDSDNLSAPFDLTLNTFDGPAGLSAALTYATDIFDASTVERMARHWQALLQGMVDDPRQRIGQLPMLTAAEQRLALHTWNASTTDYPRHSAIHQLIEAQADCTPDAVALVFETQSLTFAQLNQQANRLAHRLIEAGVGPDVLVGIAVQRSVDLVVGLLAILKAGGAYIPLDPAYPEDRLAYMMQDSGLALLLTQAPLLARLPIPAGVNALALDQPGAWLDGYSIENPPPRTTAEHLAYVIYTSGSTGKPKGVMVRHGALTNFVCSMARQPGLDAHDRLLSLTTFSFDIFGLEIYGPLRVGATLVLTGQDINLDPQALLALVKQQRISVLQATPSTWRMLLDHPQADALIGCKLLCGGEALPLELATRLLALSPQVWNLYGPTETTIWSAQYPLAPTQPQPWLGGPIANTRLYILDDNLAPVAVGVAGELLIGGEGLARGYFQRPALTAERFLPDPFGAPGARLYRTGDLARYRADGVIEYIGRVDHQVKIRGLRIELGEIEARLLEQPQVREAAVVVRDIAGHPQLVAYVVAAQVAGDEQALRDAFKRQLKGELPEYMVPSHWVFLDSLPLTPNGKLDRKVLPAPDASALQQHYIAPRNALERQIAEVWQQVLGLAQVGVSDNFFELGGHSLLATQVIARLKQTLASRPGLRDLFDAPVLEDFAALLAGRSVAQPAPVALHAHGPRSTAPLSLAQRRLWVAEQFSAGNGAYGMPLALRLRGEVSVPLLIESLKGVVQRHEVLRTAYVADDDGDPLAVIAPEVTVDFPLVDLSHLDRIEQEAQVAQATLDNTRRPINLAQAPLFRGQILRLGAHEHVLLYSMHHIISDGWSMAVLVGELVQHYAALKQGRGIDLPPLPVQYSDYAQWQLALEQAGVLQQQAGYWKDALAGHPGQLRLPTDFARPPMPSFEGSSESFSVPSALGEALKNLSARQGVTPYTTLLAAFQVLLHRLGASDDLLVGADVAGRQQAELEGLIGFFVNILPLRSRFDAKARFSDFLAAARETTLTAFEHQDLPLDMIAEASHVPRHKGFNPLVQVLFVMNNLPVHSAGLADITVEMVPSLGGYSKFDMALFIDEEAGQWQGTWQYANDLFKQERITELVSAWMGILQQIVMDPDIRLGDIIMPSNTAVAPAAPASPKADKLGKFLKKPSGPVARAPLAAMRESLLNADQVFPLLMEPNDPGLDLVTWVQANRALVEEKLARHAGILFRGFAMRDIHDFEAFAEAVQPGLYGQYGDLPKKEGGKNTYRSTPYPEKKMILFHNESSHQDRWPRKQLFFCEQPSPVGGATPVVDCRQMYLRLPHALRDTFESKGLLYVRTFADKLDVSWQHFFKTQDRAQVEQRCALAGIQWTWLDNDELQIRTPCPAIITHPTTGEKTFFNQVQLHHIYCLDPDVRDDLLGLFGPERMPRHVYYGDGSPIEDEVMQQLGELYEACAVRFDWRKGDVILLDNMLAAHARDPFEGPRKIVVAMGEMIERRDLETVAPCTRMQTEGTDA; encoded by the coding sequence ATGCTTAACAAAACGGCGGAACTGGTGGCGCGCATCAAGGACTTGAGCGCACCCAGGCGTGCGCAACTGTTCAGCAAGCTTGAGCAGCAGGGTGTCAATGTGGCGCGCTTCCCCATTGTGCCGGCCAGTGAAACCGGGCCCCAGGTACTGTCGTATGCGCAGCAGCGGCAGTGGTTTCTCTGGCAGTTCGATCCCCAGGGCAGTGCCTACAACATCTGCGCGGCCTTGCGTTTGCAAGGGGAATTGGATATCGGGGCGCTGCAATGCAGCCTGTCGCAGGTGCTGGCGCGCCATGAAGGGTTGCGCGCCGGGTTTGTGCAGCAGGGCGAGCAGGTGCGTTGCCTTCTGCGGCCCATTGAAGCGCTGGAACTGGTGGTGCAGGACGCTGCGCCGGGCGACCCCGAGTGCGTCATCAAGGGGTTTGTCCAGGCGCAGAGCAGCCAGCCGTTCGACCTGGAGCACGATCTGCTGCTGCGTGCCGCCCTGTTGCGCCTGGCGGACGATGAGCATGTGCTGGTACTGACGTTGCATCACATCATCACCGATGGCTGGTCCATGCAGATCATGATTGATGAGCTGCTGGCGCTGTACATCGCCCAGGTCACGGACACGCCTTGTGCATTGCCGGCGCCGGTCATTCAATACGCCGACTATGCGGCCTGGCAGCGGCAATGGCTGGAAGCCGGGGAGGGGCGCCGACAGCTGGATTACTGGCGCGGCAAGCTGGGCAGCGAGCACGTTTTGCTGGCGCTGCCGGTGGATCGTCCGCGCCTGGGACCGCCCGACCAGCACGGGGCGACGCTGGCGCTGGCGTTGGATCGCGCGTTGAGCGATGCCCTCAAGGGCCTGGCGCAGCAGCAAGGCGTGAGCCCGTTCATGTTGTTGCTGGCGTCGTTCCAGGTGCTGTTGCACCGCTACAGCGGCCAATCGGATATCCGTGTCGGTGTACCCACCGCCAACCGCAACCGCGCCGAGACGGAGCGGGTCATCGGCTTTTTCGTCAACACCCAGGTGATGCAGGCCACACTCGACAGCCAGCAGCCGTTTGCCGACTTTGTGCAGACCGTCAAGGCCGCGGCCCACGAAGCCCAGACCTGGCAGGATCTGCCGTTCGAGCAGTTGGTGGAAGCCTTGCAACCCGAGCGCAATAGCCTGCACACGCCGTTGTTCCAGGTCATGTTCAACCACCAGATGGAAGCTGGCCGGTTTGCCGATGGCCAGTCCCTGGGCGGGTTGCGGTGCACCCCAGTCGACTCGGACAACCTCAGTGCGCCGTTTGACCTGACCCTCAACACCTTCGACGGTCCCGCTGGCTTGTCCGCAGCACTGACGTACGCCACCGATATCTTTGACGCCTCCACCGTCGAGCGCATGGCGCGGCACTGGCAGGCGTTGTTGCAGGGTATGGTCGATGACCCCCGGCAGCGCATCGGCCAATTGCCGATGCTCACCGCCGCTGAGCAACGCCTGGCGCTGCACACCTGGAACGCCAGCACCACCGACTACCCCCGCCACAGCGCCATCCATCAGTTGATCGAGGCCCAGGCCGACTGTACTCCGGACGCTGTGGCGCTGGTCTTCGAGACGCAGTCATTGACCTTTGCCCAGCTCAACCAGCAGGCCAACCGCCTGGCCCATCGCCTGATCGAAGCCGGCGTGGGCCCGGATGTGCTGGTGGGCATTGCGGTGCAGCGCAGTGTCGACCTGGTGGTCGGGCTGCTGGCGATTCTCAAGGCCGGTGGCGCGTATATCCCGCTGGACCCGGCGTACCCCGAGGATCGCCTGGCCTACATGATGCAAGACAGCGGCCTGGCCCTGCTGCTGACCCAGGCACCGTTGCTGGCGCGCTTGCCGATCCCGGCCGGGGTCAACGCGCTGGCCCTGGACCAGCCGGGTGCATGGCTCGATGGCTACAGCATCGAAAACCCGCCGCCGCGGACCACGGCTGAACACCTGGCGTATGTGATCTACACCTCCGGCTCCACGGGCAAACCCAAAGGGGTGATGGTGCGCCATGGCGCCCTGACCAATTTCGTGTGCAGCATGGCCCGCCAACCAGGGCTGGACGCCCATGATCGGTTGCTGTCGCTGACCACCTTCTCGTTCGATATTTTCGGCCTGGAAATCTACGGGCCGCTGCGGGTCGGCGCGACCCTGGTGCTGACCGGGCAGGACATCAACCTCGACCCGCAAGCTTTGCTCGCCCTGGTCAAACAGCAGCGCATCAGCGTGTTGCAGGCCACGCCGTCGACCTGGCGCATGCTGCTCGATCATCCCCAGGCCGATGCCCTCATCGGCTGCAAGTTGCTGTGCGGCGGCGAGGCGCTGCCCCTGGAGCTGGCGACCCGCCTTTTGGCCCTATCGCCCCAGGTCTGGAACCTCTACGGGCCGACCGAAACCACCATCTGGTCGGCGCAGTACCCACTCGCGCCAACCCAGCCACAGCCGTGGCTCGGCGGGCCGATTGCCAATACCCGCCTGTATATCCTCGACGATAACCTGGCGCCGGTGGCGGTCGGGGTAGCGGGCGAATTGTTGATTGGCGGCGAAGGCCTGGCACGGGGTTACTTCCAGCGTCCGGCACTCACCGCCGAGCGCTTCCTGCCTGACCCCTTTGGCGCTCCCGGTGCGCGTCTGTACCGCACCGGCGACCTGGCGCGCTATCGCGCAGACGGGGTGATCGAGTACATCGGTCGGGTGGACCACCAGGTGAAAATCCGTGGGTTGCGCATCGAACTGGGAGAGATTGAAGCGCGGCTGCTGGAGCAACCCCAGGTGCGCGAAGCGGCTGTGGTGGTGCGGGACATTGCCGGCCATCCACAGCTGGTGGCGTATGTCGTCGCAGCGCAGGTGGCAGGCGATGAGCAGGCTCTACGTGACGCGTTCAAGCGCCAGCTCAAGGGCGAGCTGCCGGAGTACATGGTGCCCAGCCATTGGGTGTTCCTTGATAGCCTGCCGCTGACCCCCAACGGCAAGCTCGACCGCAAGGTGTTGCCGGCGCCGGATGCCAGCGCCTTGCAGCAGCACTACATCGCGCCGCGCAATGCTCTGGAGCGGCAGATCGCCGAGGTCTGGCAGCAGGTGCTGGGCCTGGCGCAGGTGGGGGTGAGCGACAACTTCTTCGAGCTGGGCGGGCACTCGCTGCTGGCCACCCAAGTGATCGCGCGGCTCAAGCAGACCCTGGCCAGCCGCCCGGGCTTGCGCGACCTGTTCGATGCCCCGGTGCTGGAAGATTTTGCCGCCTTGCTGGCGGGCCGTTCGGTCGCGCAACCGGCGCCGGTCGCCTTGCACGCCCATGGCCCGCGCAGCACTGCGCCCTTGTCCCTGGCCCAACGTCGCCTGTGGGTGGCCGAGCAGTTCTCGGCCGGCAACGGCGCGTATGGCATGCCCTTGGCATTGCGCCTGCGGGGCGAAGTCTCGGTGCCGTTGCTGATCGAAAGCCTCAAGGGCGTGGTGCAACGCCATGAGGTGCTGCGCACGGCCTATGTAGCCGACGATGACGGCGATCCACTGGCGGTGATCGCGCCTGAAGTGACCGTGGATTTCCCGCTGGTCGACCTGTCGCACCTGGACCGTATCGAACAGGAAGCCCAGGTCGCCCAGGCCACGCTGGACAACACCCGACGCCCGATCAACCTGGCGCAGGCGCCATTGTTCCGTGGGCAGATCCTGCGCCTGGGTGCCCATGAACATGTGCTGCTGTATTCGATGCACCACATCATTTCCGATGGTTGGTCGATGGCGGTGTTGGTGGGTGAGCTGGTGCAACACTACGCCGCGCTCAAGCAGGGGCGTGGCATCGACCTGCCGCCGCTGCCCGTGCAATACAGTGACTACGCCCAATGGCAATTGGCGCTGGAACAGGCCGGGGTGTTGCAGCAACAGGCCGGCTACTGGAAGGACGCCCTGGCCGGTCACCCTGGGCAACTGCGGCTACCGACAGACTTTGCGCGGCCGCCGATGCCGTCCTTCGAGGGCTCCAGCGAGTCATTCAGTGTGCCGTCGGCGTTGGGCGAGGCACTGAAAAACCTGTCCGCACGGCAGGGTGTCACGCCTTACACCACGTTGCTGGCCGCGTTCCAGGTGCTGCTGCATCGCCTGGGCGCGAGCGACGACCTGCTGGTGGGCGCCGATGTAGCGGGGCGCCAGCAGGCCGAGCTGGAAGGCTTGATCGGCTTCTTCGTCAATATCCTGCCCCTGCGTTCGCGCTTCGACGCCAAGGCGCGGTTCAGCGATTTCCTCGCCGCTGCCCGGGAAACCACGCTTACGGCCTTCGAGCACCAGGACCTGCCCCTGGACATGATCGCCGAAGCCAGCCACGTGCCGCGCCACAAGGGTTTCAACCCGTTGGTGCAAGTGCTGTTCGTGATGAACAACCTGCCGGTGCACAGCGCGGGCCTGGCGGACATTACCGTGGAAATGGTGCCCAGCCTGGGCGGCTATTCCAAGTTCGACATGGCGCTGTTTATCGACGAAGAGGCTGGACAGTGGCAAGGCACCTGGCAGTACGCCAATGACTTATTCAAACAAGAGCGCATCACCGAACTTGTGAGCGCCTGGATGGGAATTCTTCAACAGATTGTCATGGATCCAGACATCCGATTAGGGGACATCATCATGCCGTCGAACACCGCTGTTGCTCCTGCCGCACCTGCCAGCCCGAAGGCCGACAAGCTGGGCAAGTTCCTCAAGAAACCGTCGGGCCCGGTGGCCCGGGCCCCGCTTGCAGCGATGCGTGAATCGCTGTTGAACGCCGACCAGGTGTTCCCATTGCTGATGGAACCCAACGATCCGGGGCTCGACCTGGTGACGTGGGTCCAGGCCAATCGCGCCCTGGTCGAAGAGAAACTCGCGCGGCATGCGGGGATCCTGTTCCGTGGTTTTGCCATGCGCGATATCCACGATTTCGAGGCCTTTGCCGAAGCGGTCCAGCCGGGCCTGTACGGCCAGTACGGCGACCTGCCGAAGAAAGAGGGCGGCAAGAACACCTACCGCTCCACGCCCTACCCGGAAAAGAAAATGATCCTGTTCCATAACGAGAGCTCGCACCAGGATCGTTGGCCGCGCAAGCAGTTGTTCTTCTGTGAACAACCATCACCCGTGGGTGGGGCCACGCCGGTGGTCGATTGCCGGCAGATGTACCTGCGTTTGCCGCACGCGTTGCGCGACACCTTCGAAAGCAAGGGCCTGCTGTATGTGCGCACCTTCGCCGATAAGCTCGATGTGTCCTGGCAGCATTTCTTCAAGACCCAAGACCGCGCCCAGGTCGAGCAGCGCTGCGCCCTGGCGGGCATCCAGTGGACCTGGCTGGACAACGACGAGCTGCAGATCCGCACCCCGTGCCCGGCGATCATTACCCACCCGACCACCGGCGAGAAAACCTTCTTCAACCAGGTGCAACTGCACCATATCTACTGCCTGGACCCCGATGTGCGCGACGACCTGTTGGGCCTGTTCGGCCCCGAGCGCATGCCGCGCCACGTGTACTACGGCGACGGCAGCCCGATTGAAGACGAGGTGATGCAGCAACTGGGCGAACTCTACGAGGCCTGCGCGGTGCGCTTTGACTGGCGCAAGGGCGATGTGATCCTGCTGGACAACATGCTCGCCGCCCACGCCCGCGATCCCTTTGAAGGCCCGCGCAAGATTGTCGTGGCCATGGGCGAAATGATCGAACGGCGCGACCTGGAGACGGTAGCGCCTTGCACACGGATGCAAACTGAAGGGACTGACGCATGA
- a CDS encoding non-ribosomal peptide synthetase → MSTLNDAGLALLPEQQQRVLDAQDGASWGAIAHLLHIQINGALDVPRLQAALSGLRQRHTALAARLATAPGYRGLRQFFDAGAANVALAVDESSDTAQVLALWCQRPVSLAAGMFFEGLLQRIDTQHWQLTLGLAGFVGDQASLGILYQDLCTAYEQGSCSVDEELGQFAQYLEWHAEVVLDEDAHTAKAYWQAYLPGAGALAPDLPGRYANTVQGNAAAQSLSSDLDPGVLARLGSLATQHDTQVTTLLQAAWWVLLARISGREGFVAGLRHDARQDYEFFAPTVGLLERTLALNLNLAPTASFSSVLTQLAGVLDSHGTWQEYAPLDAGLPLTHGFGVRQQPAPRTQGTSAWRCAYRADSRPLFELALIVSVEESGAVCGLSLDYAGAVYGQAAMQTLLAQYQVLLASLLAQPDAAIATLSLLGEVERQRLLALNPAPQVLEERVLLPEHILTWAEITPDAVALVAGDQALTYAELEVGVRQLASRLREHGVTSGSIVALALPRGVAQVQTILAAWRTGAAYLPLDPSWPAARQAQLVEQAGAQLLVTQGTALAGLGCAVLDLDQPLQQPLPQGPSANLQGHDAAYVLFTSGTTGVPKGVVVEHRQLLNYVAGASCELDLAACRHFAQGSTVAADLGNTSLFGALYNGATLHIADEATMQDPQAFAAFIQTQGIDCLKIVPSHLAALLEAPQPQVPATLILGGEAIGQGVVERIFNLRPDCRLFNHYGPSETTVGVAVHAIRPQDLQQLGVPLTRVLPNNQLYILNEDQQLVASGELGELYIGGQQLCRGYLNDPEQTDAAFINSPFAPGERLYRSGDLARYLPQGGIVLYGRRDHQVKVRGFRIELAEIEQQLLRVPGVSEAVVLLVQDEPVACVLPSQDAPANWLQTLKQQMAERLPAVMVPRQYQVVQHMPRLANGKVDRQALQHLERADEDDNFVEPRDALEALLASRMAQLLGRERLSCERDFFAAGGHSLLVIKLVAGIRKLLHCEVHPGIVFDHPSPGELAQALRAREDSPGQLEKLAQARLRLDAMSPEEKAALLEKARQQATTG, encoded by the coding sequence ATGAGTACGCTAAACGATGCAGGCCTGGCGCTGCTCCCGGAGCAGCAACAGCGGGTGCTGGACGCCCAGGACGGCGCGAGCTGGGGTGCGATCGCGCACTTGCTGCATATCCAGATCAACGGCGCGCTTGACGTGCCACGGCTGCAAGCGGCCTTGAGTGGTTTGCGCCAGCGTCACACCGCGTTAGCGGCCCGGTTGGCGACCGCGCCCGGTTACCGTGGCCTGCGGCAGTTCTTTGATGCGGGTGCGGCGAACGTGGCATTGGCGGTGGATGAGTCCAGCGATACCGCGCAGGTCTTGGCGCTGTGGTGCCAGCGCCCGGTGAGCCTGGCGGCCGGGATGTTTTTCGAGGGCCTGTTGCAGCGTATCGACACGCAGCACTGGCAACTGACCCTGGGCCTGGCGGGTTTTGTCGGCGATCAGGCGAGCCTGGGGATCCTCTATCAAGACCTGTGCACCGCCTATGAGCAGGGCAGTTGCAGTGTGGACGAGGAACTGGGGCAGTTTGCCCAGTACCTGGAATGGCACGCAGAAGTGGTGCTGGACGAAGACGCGCACACGGCCAAAGCCTATTGGCAAGCCTACCTGCCGGGAGCGGGCGCGCTGGCGCCAGACTTGCCGGGCCGCTACGCCAATACCGTGCAGGGCAACGCTGCTGCGCAGTCCCTGAGCAGCGACCTCGACCCGGGTGTGTTGGCGCGCCTGGGCTCGCTCGCCACCCAGCACGACACCCAAGTGACCACGCTCTTGCAAGCCGCGTGGTGGGTGCTGCTGGCGCGGATCAGCGGCCGCGAAGGGTTTGTCGCTGGCCTGCGGCATGACGCACGCCAGGACTATGAGTTCTTCGCGCCGACCGTGGGCCTGCTGGAAAGAACCCTGGCGTTGAACCTCAACCTGGCGCCGACGGCCTCGTTCAGCAGCGTATTGACGCAACTGGCGGGCGTGCTGGACAGCCATGGCACCTGGCAGGAGTATGCGCCGCTCGACGCTGGCCTGCCGTTGACCCACGGCTTTGGCGTGCGCCAGCAACCGGCCCCGCGCACGCAGGGCACCAGCGCCTGGCGCTGCGCTTACCGTGCTGATAGTCGGCCGCTGTTCGAACTGGCGTTGATCGTCAGTGTGGAGGAGAGCGGTGCCGTCTGCGGCCTGTCGTTGGACTATGCCGGGGCCGTGTACGGCCAGGCCGCGATGCAGACGCTGCTGGCACAGTATCAAGTGCTGCTGGCCAGTTTGCTGGCGCAGCCGGACGCAGCCATCGCCACCCTGAGTCTTTTGGGTGAGGTGGAACGCCAACGCCTATTGGCCTTGAACCCAGCGCCACAAGTGCTGGAAGAGCGGGTGCTGTTGCCCGAGCATATTCTCACTTGGGCGGAAATCACCCCGGATGCAGTGGCGCTGGTCGCGGGCGATCAGGCATTGACCTATGCCGAGCTGGAGGTCGGCGTGCGTCAACTGGCCAGCCGCCTGCGCGAGCACGGCGTGACTTCGGGGAGCATTGTCGCCCTGGCTTTGCCGCGCGGTGTCGCGCAGGTGCAGACCATTCTCGCCGCCTGGCGCACAGGTGCCGCCTACCTGCCCCTGGACCCAAGCTGGCCGGCGGCGCGCCAGGCCCAACTGGTGGAACAGGCTGGGGCGCAACTGCTCGTCACCCAGGGTACGGCGCTGGCTGGTTTGGGCTGCGCAGTGCTGGACCTCGATCAACCGCTGCAGCAGCCATTGCCGCAAGGGCCCAGCGCCAACCTGCAAGGCCACGATGCGGCTTACGTGCTGTTTACTTCCGGCACCACCGGTGTGCCCAAGGGCGTGGTGGTGGAGCATCGGCAATTGCTCAACTATGTCGCGGGTGCCAGCTGTGAACTGGACCTGGCCGCCTGCCGGCATTTCGCCCAGGGCTCGACGGTCGCTGCAGACCTGGGCAATACCAGCCTGTTCGGCGCGCTGTACAACGGTGCCACCTTGCATATCGCTGATGAAGCCACGATGCAGGACCCGCAGGCCTTTGCAGCATTCATCCAGACCCAGGGCATCGACTGCCTGAAGATCGTCCCGTCCCATCTCGCCGCCTTGCTCGAGGCGCCGCAGCCGCAAGTGCCGGCCACCCTGATCCTCGGCGGCGAAGCAATCGGCCAGGGGGTGGTGGAGCGCATCTTCAACCTGCGCCCCGATTGTCGCCTGTTCAACCACTACGGCCCCAGCGAAACCACTGTCGGCGTCGCTGTGCATGCCATCCGCCCGCAGGACTTGCAGCAACTGGGCGTTCCCCTGACTCGGGTCCTGCCCAACAACCAGCTGTATATCCTCAACGAGGACCAGCAACTGGTGGCCAGCGGTGAACTGGGTGAGCTGTACATCGGCGGGCAGCAGTTGTGCCGTGGCTATCTCAACGACCCGGAGCAGACCGACGCTGCGTTTATCAACAGCCCGTTCGCCCCTGGCGAGCGCCTGTACCGCAGTGGCGACCTGGCCCGCTACCTGCCCCAGGGTGGCATCGTCCTGTATGGCCGGCGCGACCACCAGGTGAAGGTTCGTGGGTTCCGTATCGAGCTGGCGGAGATCGAACAGCAACTGCTGCGCGTGCCGGGTGTGAGCGAAGCCGTGGTGCTGCTGGTGCAGGACGAGCCGGTCGCCTGTGTGCTGCCGAGCCAGGACGCACCTGCCAACTGGCTGCAAACCCTCAAGCAGCAGATGGCCGAGCGCTTGCCGGCGGTGATGGTGCCGCGTCAGTACCAGGTGGTGCAGCACATGCCCCGCCTGGCTAACGGCAAAGTCGACCGCCAGGCCTTGCAGCACCTGGAGCGGGCCGATGAAGACGACAACTTCGTCGAACCCCGGGACGCCCTCGAAGCCTTGCTGGCCAGCCGCATGGCCCAGTTGCTGGGGCGCGAACGCCTCAGTTGCGAGCGTGACTTCTTCGCCGCCGGCGGCCATTCGCTGCTGGTGATCAAGTTGGTGGCGGGGATTCGCAAACTGCTGCACTGCGAAGTCCACCCGGGCATCGTGTTCGACCACCCAAGCCCCGGCGAACTGGCCCAGGCCCTGCGTGCCCGGGAGGACAGCCCTGGCCAACTGGAAAAACTGGCCCAGGCACGCCTGCGCCTGGATGCGATGAGCCCCGAGGAGAAGGCCGCATTGCTGGAGAAGGCGCGCCAGCAGGCAACCACAGGGTGA